aaaaacagcttattcaaaacagatTATTACgacatctttttcaaaaaccgcttattcaaaacaacttatttattttcaaataaattagaGAAAGTTTTTGACAAATATCTTACTTGTAAATAAgacatttaaaaatgaaaatgcaacATATCCTGTTATATCAATACATGAcataaaaatgacaaatgtGTCAAATATGCTAGTAACTAAATCCCAATACAAGATTACAAAATTCTATACTAATGTCATAATCTAGGACTTCAAGATCCTCATTAGAGACCAAAACAATATGTAGAGATGAAACAACCATCAGTAGCATGATGATAGGTGGGTTCTAATATGTGATAGACAAACactatcaataaaataaacaagCTGCAATCTTCAACCTACTCATACACCAATGCCAAGATATAACCTTGACTTGATGAGAAAATGGGTAAATTACCTTGACGAGTAACCTTGACCAACCATCGATTCTAATAGAAAACTCTTCCGCAAGTGTTTTGGAAGTCCAAGTAAAGCTCTAACCTTCTCAGGAAACTCTAGAAGATAAGAATATGCCCGAATGATCATATGACTATCCACTTGCAATTCCTCAAGAAGTTTAAAAACTTCTTCTTCTGAAATTGGAAGTTTTAAATTAGCTTTCTCATAAGCTGCAATGCTGTCTTTAAAATACTTATCATGAGATGCAGTACTCTCTCTAAAAGCATCAGCAACGTTCAAAAGGGCAGCTTTTATCCCTtcaacttcatcttcatctcgGGACTTTCTAGATCTTTTGGCTCTAGGTTCTGGGGGAATTTGGACCTCAGGAGAAGTGACATCCTGCTCATTGCCGCCCTCTTGCAAACTCTCTAGTGTCACCTGGTCACTAGTACCAATGGATTCTGACTCACGATTGAGGGGATGATTTTGGCGAATATCTTCATCATTCATAACCTTTCCTCCAGTGGCCCTTTCATCTCCACAAGCAATAACCAATTTGTCATAATTGGCAAAAGGTTTGTTCATCCATTGTGCAGCTTCAGGTTTTGcctatcaaaaaaaattcaaataagtgCACATGCTGACATAGGTTCAGGCCATATATATAAGCAAGCAAACCCAACAACTCAATTAATGTAAGTTATAAGTATGTACCTCGATTAATGTTTTCCAAACTTCAGGTAAAGCATCCCACATATGTGTCTGATTTCCAAGCAAAACCGCTCATGCCATTGAAAATGTCATGACATTTAGTAAAATTTCTTTTCACCAATTTCCATCTATCTTTCACCTTTTCCTTGTCAAAAGGTCTTTGAAACTTTTCGGACATCTCCTTTGTTATATTGGTGTATGCTATTGATGTAAAGGTCCCACCTTGTTTGTTTCCCGCACTTACTTGATGAACAAAGGCATCAATAAGAGCATTGTTCATCTCTGTTGTCCACGTCTCTCTTTTAGAGGTAGACATGATTCTGTTATATTAGAAGAAAAGatatcatattataaaatcatcatataaattTATAGATAAATTTGAGATGAACTCATGTATACCTTTCTTTGGTGACTCTTGGAATAACAGTTGCAACAAATAGTATGTTTATTCAATATATCAGGAACATCAATATCCAAGTTACTCAAACAAGTTTCCAATATTTAGAAACAATAACAACACACATTCTTCCACTTAAAGCTACAAATTATAGAATATTTTGAACAAACAAGTTTCCAATATTTTTGGCAATAGCTATTTGGAAACATACACACTGAATAATAGCTAAGTAAATCATTATCATCTACTATGATATGATAGGTAATTGGTCCACATGGCACCAAGTATAGAATTTCTAAAATTTTgacctaaatctgaattttcTTCATCCTCATCTACTTCTATATGGCCATGACCAGTTTGAGATGCACTTTGATTGGCGATTTCTTCGTCTACCTCAGCAATCAAGTCTTCATCAGGATCTACCCCCATCAAGAAATTATGCAAAATGCAACATGCAAGGATAATATAATTTTGAGTATTGATTCCATAAGTTGCTTCAGCGCCACTTGAAATGATAGGAAATCTTTTCTTCACAATCCCAAAAGCCCTTTCAACAACATTACGCAACGATGAATGTCGAAGGTTGAATAACTCTTGAGCTGTTCTAGGGGGATTTCTGGCTGAGAATTCTTTCAAATGATAACGTGTTGATCTAAACGGTGTAATTAACCCCTTTCTCAACATGAATCCAGCATCAAGAATATAAAACTTacctaaaaacaaataattattaCCAACATACATAAGAAAAAGAAGcggaaaaaaagggaaaatgatAACAATAAGTTTTAACTACCTCTAGGTATTTTGAGACCATTTCTTCTCTGTAGTGCATGTTTTAATATCCTAGAATCAGAAGCAGTACCCTCCCATCCAGGCAAAACATAAGTGAACTTAAGATCAAAAGAACATGCGACCAACACATTTTGTGTAGGAAAACTTTTCCTACCACGATACCTTGAAGCTTCAGCCAATGGTACTTTTACACGAACATGTGTACAATCAATTGCTCCAACGCAGTCTTTAAAGTAGGGGTAAAATCGATGATTTCCAAGAATTTCTATCGGAATGCGTGATCCATCTGGTTGTTTGAGATAGGTACGCCCTATCTCAATTATTGATCGGAGCACCCGATGAAAATGACGACTAGTAGTTTCGCCAGAGCGTCGGAACCAGAATTGAATCTCTCTATTTCTAACATTGTGTGTTAGAAGGTAAAGAGTTTTAGCAACTTGTTCCTCTACGGTTACCCTTTGTGTTGGTAGAAGACCACCCTCTTGTTGTAATATAGAGCATAAGTCCAAAAACGCCTTAGGACTCATTCTTATTATCTTCCGACCTTCACTAGTAGCAACTATATTCATTATCTTATTGCGTACTCTATCCTTCTCAAGAGTCAAACTACGATCAACTATCCTACTTTGAGAATGGATTTTAATCCTATAGTAACAAACTACAAGACATATGACATGAACAAGTGTCATTCGAAGTCTTGCTCTCCATCTAATCAATTCCATAATTGTTTGACGAGCCATTTCATGATCCATTTAAACTGaatccaacaaaaaataatacatttttgtgaaacaagcaacatttatttataataatagtgAAATCATAATAATAGTGATTATACAGTATCCATTGAGTAGATGTGATTCActctaaaaaatcaaatagcaaaacagaaatcaaattgtgaatcaaacacaaaaacataaatcaaattgtgaatcaaacaacaaaacataaatcaattcatgaatgaatagcaaaaggaaaagaaattggAAAAGAATGGAAGATAGTTTGAGATTGATACCAGAAGAAAGAGGATCGAGAGAGATGAAGGAAACTGTGTTGTTCAACTTCCTTCTCCGCCGCTCGCCGCCGTTCGCCGCCGTTCAGGTTGAGATCGCCATTCACGTCGCCGTCGGGAGAAGAGAGAGCGTGCACAGTTATAGTGAAATGAATCGTTAGAATGAGATGAAATTAGGTTAGggctaaaattggaattttgtatTATTGTAAGGGTAATATGGTCAATTCGTATCTTTAACCCTCCAAAACCCCCCAAATTGGGGGAACTCTAAAATTGGATAAATTAACCCcttcaaaaccccccaaaacctttcccttatttttttaaaactcacaAACAAGGGTTTAGCACTCACaagcctttccttcccctcccttcccctccaaaacccaactcccaaacaaagccttagttgGTATTCTTTTTTGACGGTCAACGTGGAAGAGTTTGTTACTTTGTTCTCTATTCTTCATATTGTAAACAATTCATAATCGACATGAATAATCTGATTCTCTATTCttcatattataaaaatttcataatcgaCGCGAATAACCTAATTCAATGCAAGTTTTAGACTATCATgttctcttttaaaaataaataaataaattattgtgaTATTTGGAGGAATTTAACCTATATGTATGTTTAATGTATTATATCACTCTGATGATTATATTTAGGAGCCAAGTCTTCCATAGTTACAAGACAATTgacaaaaatttaaacatactcacataaaagtaaaatataaagttaactttattattacttttgaaataattaaaagaatatgATGTGGAGTTTATATTTTGTGAGTGTACCTAAAAGATTCGTATTTAGGTATGTGAGTATCTAAGTATAATCCTATATTTAGACACCCCACCCCATCCTCCATTCTACATGTTGGGTTGGTCCCACATTTTCATCCTCCAAGATACAACAAGAATGAGAGAGGGGAGAAAAAAAAGCTCTTATACATGGATCATCTTATATGACATACACCCTTTGACACATACATACATAAttgtgacatgtggcaaaatcATTGAAAGAAGATATGAAGGTGATgtgaaattactaaaatacctaTGACACATGAGATGTATGAAAAATGGTGTCTACCTGTCTTTTTCAAAAAGAAGAGATTTGAATAGAGTGGGTGGGGTCCactaatttttttctatatcaGCATGTTGTCATAGGTGTTTATATAGTGTACAAAACTTGATTCACATCCATGCTATTAACGAAAATTTCTGCTCCACTAAGATAccgaaacaaaaacaattttatatcaAATGATGAAATGGGAAACACAAATGCTAAAATAGACTAAACAAATAATATCATTGTTAAAATAACTAGTAACAGAAAACTAAAGAAACCAAACTTAAAAACAATGAACACGGTCGGTCTTTGTTCACTCAGCTCGATCACCTCTGCAACTATAGAACaactatattttaatatatttatgagTGAATTAGAGTTTTAGTGATTCAAGTTATATATAGTATTACGATTCATATTACAACAAtgtcatatatttttttccatgtTCGATTAATAGATGGATCAATTTTTCATGAACCACTAATGTTtgataatgaaataattaactCATTCACATTCAAGCCTGGCATAATTTTAACATAACTCTCTATATTGTCATTCTTGACACATTGCACCTTTGTTCCTCTCATCAACTCTAGTAGGTGGAATGTTTCTTATTCCGATCCATGCACATGGGTCAGTCAATGTTCAATGTGGACAACTTGGACCAGAAATTGGAAACCTTTATCACTCAAAAATGTtgcaaaactaataaaaatattctACATTCTTAAATGGGAAAGGTTGTGTTGTGGACAAAAATGATGAGAGTACTGGCTAAATATATGAGGACAAGCATAGTAACTTCAAGTATTAATTATTGTTGTGTACAGTACGTTTTTCTTATTTTGGTCAACCTAAATTGATCTTTTACAAAGAAGTTAGGtccatttttagtaaaaaaacaatttgaagtAACTTTTGTTCACATATATAATGCGAGTAAGCAAATTAAATGCTCACAAGAAGACCATGAgacaaccaataaaaaaaacatatattatctGTAATAACGTTTTAAATCATTAATAAAATCATCTTTTattgtgagaaaaaaaaataatcatagaaaatatcatcttaattttctttCACAATTTTCGTGAACATTTGTGTTACTTCTTTGGCCTGGTCTACTACAACAAAGAAAAGTAGAAGTTTAGATCAATTTTTGTATGACCGCTCATGATGGGGTGGTACAAGAGTGGTATGTCCACCTAAGGGTGTTCATGTATGACCACTCGTTTGTTGTAAAGTAAAAGTTTTCTACAAATGTAATATCTCACGGCTATTGTCGCTTCATGATATTTCCGGGATGATTTTGTACATATTTGCTACATTTACTTGATCTAGAAGAAAAACATTGTCTACGAGACTCAACTAACAAAAGCATTATCGCCACAATTaagtagaaagaaaaagtagattaagtaaaaaagaaatacaaatgaTTGGGGAATAAAAACATGATCCAATAACCACACAAAAGTGTAAACCAACCCTAAAGATAATATAGACAATGCCATAAGTGGACGACTAACCCTAACGGTATTAACAGAAAGAGCCTGACAACAACAAAATGAGGCTCTTTAAATTTTTGTGAAACATCTGATAGGAAAATACAAGGAAAGAAACAAACCACTAAGTGATTGGAGTTTATGAATGAGATTCTTTTGTTCTATGAGTTTTGCCAATGTCATGTCCTGTGTATAAAGCTGCTGCAGTCAACCATGGGAGAGAAAGTAAGTCAACTATGTGTTGATAAATCATTATGTGAGTCCCACAAAAATTTTAGAGCGCACAAGTTTTTTAGAGTGCattgtttgtatttttcttaaaaGTGTTTCATCCAAACATGCCACAGATTAGTTGGTCTATTGCACTCTTGTTACTcactaaataaaatttaaacatcCACAATAAAAAAGagacaaagtaaaatattattttattaagagaAGTATTAATCTTTTGAGGGAAGAGACGGGGAAAACTAGTTTCCCACGTACGATTTCACTGATATGTTTTGATCACAAGAACAACGTCCGACGAGGAACAACAATGTTGATGGCAAGTTGGGAATACCTGCAAGCACTTTACTCTCAAGCCAGTAAGTGAGCAAAGACTGGGAGGTTTTTAGGATAGAGAATGTGAACACCAGACATGATTTAAGCTTTGTTTGGGAGCtcggaggggaagggaggggagggttggaaatatatagaaaaatggacaaaaaattcacattttttttaaagaacagttttttagagaataataaactagtacttattttttttttgacaaggataaactaatacttatattaatatacttttaattttaaaaatattataacaacatagattgaatttgaaaaattcatataaaccctccataaccccccaaaaaccctcccccaatacaatttttgagttcctccaaatgaggggaattttttattatgaataaaaaattaacctccaaagccctctccttccaatgtctttttatttcttccacttgctctttattttttttccaaaaccctcccctccccctccaaactcccaaacaaagccttaaggtCCCTTTTTATACAGTCATTGATAAGTTGTTATGGGTGGCGGGTTCGTAACCGTCCAAAGTTGTCAAGCTTGGTCGAATGCGTTATGGATTCTAAGGAATCCTGAGCTTTTGACCCTTGAGACGTAGGATATGAGTATATTGTAATGAAGATACATGTGTGTTGCAATTGGTTCCTTGCAGAATTCGGATTCTGCTTGGTAAAGGGTTTATTGGGCAAGTATATGTTTTAGCCTCCTTTGAGATTGAGCTTTTGCTCAGTGTAGGATCTTTGTGTATAACCGTTTTAggtaggggtgggaataggcgtCTCTCGGGGAGCTATGACACGACTCGACCTTGCTTGTTTATTAGATAGGTTAATTAGGctcaaactttttaaaaagttcGTTAatttaaataggccaggctaAGATTTATAGAAAAGCCTACTAGACCTGCCATAGTGTGTAACTATACATACTccattatattaataaatttttggttccttcaaaattttaataccaaatttatttacttttttgcaATTTAGGATTTCCAATGAGTTACAAAACTCTTGATATTACTCTAACATTTCAATTCCAACGAGTGCACATATTTTGGGTATTATCCTCTTAATCTCTTACTATTTTCATTCTCATCTCATTCCAAATTACAAGGTAAAAACCCTATTAGCAACAAAAAGGTGACTGAATAAGATTTATGCTTAGTTTTTTCAACTAGATCAAAACTATTCCCACTACTTATGAAAAAACTAAGCATAAGTCTTATTATACCCTATTAGCAACCATATTAGATCAAACTATTCCCACTACTTATGGGAAGATCAAAActgataatataaaatatttttacactaatgatgtatataaattaaattcatttttaaattacaaccGCAAaggataaaatttatttttaaagaaacttaaaatctttttgaaatataaacagtCTAAACTTGATTCAATCATACAAATGCGTGAAATCAATAACCGCATAAGAATTCAATTTTGTGCAAAGGAAAATGCTTAAATGTACGAGATATTATTATTTCGTCATATTTGCATGAATGATtggttttagttatttttttacttcacttttcattttgatttgacTCCAAATTGTTAGTAAATCTCTCTCCATTGAGTGTTTACATGTGCATTGGTTTTTAGTAAATCTCTCTATTGagttatttttgtaatttttataaaattgtttgtGATAAATAACAAAAGCTTTTATAAAACTAAATGTGTTGTTTTTGTAACTTTTAATAACtctccttttcttctttcttcacaAATCAAACTgaatattttcttcttcaaatgaaaatgaaaataattattagtttagctctccttttccttttcttcaatgCCGCAATATCGTCATTTGACTACTTCGTGATGGTGTATCGATGGCCTCCAGCCTTTTGTCGACTAGGACAATGCAATCGATCTAGTCAATAATTTCAAGATTTGGGGGCTCTGGCCGGTGAGAATACAAAACACAACGGATCCACTACTTTGCCGAGAAAACCCACTATTGGAGCAATCcaaagttagttttttttctttttcttttacggATAATTGATTGtagtttttcttcatatttttattattttgcagAATTAATATATatccttattttaaaatttgacagTTTTGATTTCCTATCAAATATTAGGTCTAAAATATGATGATATGACATGTTttatatgaagttttttttgtcCAAAATTAAAAAAGCTGTATACAACTAATTTACACCTCCATAATTTTATCACCTGAGTATGTTTTTTTACTTTCACCAGATTGAAGATTTGTGGAATGCCCTTTTAAATGCTTGGCCTAGTTTATTTGGACCTGATTATACTCTTTGGTCAAATCAATGGAAAAAACACGGTCTATGTTCCTATCCAACATTTGATATACATCAATACTTCTCGGTTGCATTATATAATTGGGGAAGTCGCAATCTTACAGATGATCTTGGACGCTATGGTATTAGGCCTCTAGCATATACCCTTGAAGCAATAGAAAAAAGTGTTGGCTTTACACCTCAACTTATTTGCAGCAATGAAACTACATTTTGGACTTCTGAATTGCTAGAAATCCGTCTTTGTCACGAGAGAAATGGAATCGACCTCAAAAATTGTACACGACAACATGGTTGTCCGtcaaatttttattggttgcCATAACGAGgagctggaaaaaaaaattccatagGTCGgcattttttgaaggaaataaaatttagtttttggttgatatattgattagtaaaagtaaaataaaactctAACATTCGGTTGTTGAGTGGTGACTTCATTGATGTTTTTATGTAGTGTATGAATTTTCATTTGGGTGTTCCGCTTATATACGACATCCTTTACTATgttgtttttcttatgttggtTTATGTTTGTCTCATGCAATGACTTGATTATTAATAAACTTTAccgttaaaaaaaacacatcttGTAGTATATATCTTTTAATAAACTAGTGAAAATGAGAATTTCATTGAATATCTCGACCTTTTGTAAGGTATCAATTTGAGTTCCTCCCTTTAATCTTATTTAACTCATTTCGTTAATCAATAAAAAGTTAATACAAAGAGGAACATAATCATAGATATTGTGACTAAAGTAAGAATTGGTTGCTCCAACAAAACTATGAGAAACCATGTTTATTTTTATCTGACTAAACTTTACCTCAAAGTTTATTAAAAGTTAATACCTCCCttttaatcatattaaattCGGATTGACCTTCAATTCTGCCATACACTGTAGCATTATATTAAAAGTCATACTTGAAAGACCCATACAAACCTTTCAACATAGCAATAGTTACTATTGTCTATTCCGTCGTACAGAAGATTAGGTCAGGGGATTTTTCTAAGTAAAGGTGAGTTTGTATGATTCTATTGGCCTATCAAATATGTATTTTTGTATCTTTGCTATGCTAATAGTTCTATTGCATCGCTATGAGAGACAATACATCGTTTACGagttatatattttgaaagtaaACACCATAATgagtttttagaattttgattttatttgtacATCCAGTGcactaaattataaattttttattttgcgaTTATTTTATCATCCgtgttttatattttgtaacttacccttgtttttttaacaaaaataaattgtaatttatttgttttaagtttCAGAGAATTAAAGTTTTGTTATAATTGATTGTTTGTATGCAGATTTCCTTTTTACACCGACAAGGCTGGAGAGTTGTTTGCTTCAGTAGCATCTCTTCAATCATTTGCCGTTGATAAGTTCGTCGAAGTCAAAGATGGAGAAATCAGTGGACATGACTAATGAAAAGGTTAGGAACCATATTCACGATGACATTGCCTTCTCCATTTTATCAAAACTGCCTCTCAAATCTTTGAAACGATTTGAATATGTATGCAAATCATGGTCTCAATTGCTTGAAAACCCTCAATTTATGAGCATGTTCAGCAACAATTTCTTATTTAATAAGAATTCTTGTTATGATGAAACATCTCTCCTAATGTTATGTCGTATGATGTTAAtcatccatttaattttatgttgtaTTCCATGTCGGGTGAGAGATTTGAGAAGAAGGTCAAATTGAAATGGCCAAATCCATTCAATGAGGATGACCCTCATCCTGgtttttacatttttggtcctgcTAGTATTAATGATGTTCTATGTCTCTATATAAAGATTCTCGTAAAAATTATGGAAGAGTTTTATTATGCAACCTAACTATTGAGGAAATCAAGGTCATTCCTCGCAACCCTTTTGGTTATAAAACTCCATATCGCACCCCTGTTTTTGATATTCATGGATTCGGTTATGATCGTGTTAAAAATGATTATAAGCTGATTCGACAAATATCATTTGTGGGACAGTCAACATTTGATAAAGTATGACACAATGTGCCGAAAGGTGCATCTTACGAATCATGTTGGGATATATATAGCCTAAGAAGCAACTCTTGGAGAAAACTTGATGTTAATATGCCACATAGTATTAATTCCTGAGTCGGCGTCTATTTATACCTTGATGGAATGTCTCACTAGTGGGGTAGGAATGAAGCAAATGACAAAGTatatttggtgtcatttgatGTAAGTAACTAGACGTTCATTACAACACCCATAATCTCAAACATAgatgattgttttgtttttacatTGTTGTCCAAAGCGTTGATGGTATTAAATGAATCCATCACTTGGatcacaaattataagaagACAACAACTTTTCACATATCAATTTTGGGTGAGGTTGGTGGGAAGAAATCATGGATCAAACTCATGACTGTTGGACCCATGCCTTATGTAGAACATCCTATCGGAGTAGGGAAGAATGGTAACATAGTTTTTAccaaagaagatgatgaatttatgtgctttaatttaaGAACAGAAACAATTGTGGAGCTTGGTAAATGCTAGTTTGATGGTTCTCAGACAGTAATTTATAAAGCAAACTCTCTCCCGATCGGAAGAATTGCAacttaattttctattttatttttaattttactgaatattgattgtttttcttgattttatcgaagtttttttttttgaggtaattgATTTTATTGAAGTTGTTTTGGTAAAGTTGAGTCAAATTTAAACTTGCCCTATATATTATCGAGTGAGAGATTTGAGAATAGGTTCAATCAAATTAGATTGGAACTTActttagaaatttaaaaaaatatatgtttttggttttacAAGCATAATGTTATGCATATCAACAACCTATAGAGGCACCGTATATCATTTGCCATTGAATTTACTATTATtcttaaaagagaaataataacgTAGAAccgttttatttattttttcatgttatatattttttcttttctctttctattttttttaaccaataaaaaaaaaaagaaagttgtcacaaataattatacaaatatatcaTTCCTCTGCTCAAAACCAAATATATTGGAACACAAAGTGCATCAACATATAGTTCAAACATATATATCATTTGTTCCTATAATCATGATGTGCATAGAAAATGAAGCGAggctaaaaaaatatttaaaaaatgcaaaacatATCCTAATCACTTCCGATTCTTACTTGGCCACAACCCTATGAGTTATGCTAAGCAGTATCTCCATGCCACTTGTTAATaaaacccacaaaaaaaaaaaattgaaaaattgcacCTTTTCAAGCATGTAAGGAATTGACCGCACAActtacaataaaataatattatatttgattccTTAACTGGTATTCATGAAAATTATCATTTCcctaaagtaaaagaaaaagaaattaaacatagcatattttttaaataaataaacaatacaTATCTTGATGTGTGtgtataaatcatttttatttaggcTTGTGTCCGTATAAGTGTTGCTTCCTAATCATATGAGAAAACGATGTCTGATAACAGCTTTTATGTTCCTCGAGTTGTTGACTCATTTCTCTATCCGTGAAGCTGCATCCTAAATACTACTCTCTCCGATCATATTTATATGCAAAAAACAACCTTTTAGATTCATTCGATAATCAATGTATCTGGTCCAGTATTTAGAGcaaatacattagttattcaatgaatctgaaAAGTTAATTTTTGCATATAATTGTGACTTGAGGGAGTATATTATGTAAAATGAAAGTTGAAGCAGCAATAAACGTCACAAGAAAAGggagtttgaattgtgaccctttaaaaattggTCATGAAACTTTTAACAATTT
Above is a genomic segment from Medicago truncatula cultivar Jemalong A17 chromosome 5, MtrunA17r5.0-ANR, whole genome shotgun sequence containing:
- the LOC11435170 gene encoding uncharacterized protein isoform X3 → MNKPFANYDKLVIACGDERATGGKVMNDEDIRQNHPLNRESESIGTSDQVTLESLQEGGNEQDVTSPEVQIPPEPRAKRSRKSRDEDEVEGIKAALLNVADAFRESTASHDKYFKDSIAAYEKANLKLPISEEEVFKLLEELQVDSHMIIRAYSYLLEFPEKVRALLGLPKHLRKSFLLESMVGQGYSSR
- the LOC11435170 gene encoding uncharacterized protein isoform X1, with amino-acid sequence MWDALPEVWKTLIEAKPEAAQWMNKPFANYDKLVIACGDERATGGKVMNDEDIRQNHPLNRESESIGTSDQVTLESLQEGGNEQDVTSPEVQIPPEPRAKRSRKSRDEDEVEGIKAALLNVADAFRESTASHDKYFKDSIAAYEKANLKLPISEEEVFKLLEELQVDSHMIIRAYSYLLEFPEKVRALLGLPKHLRKSFLLESMVGQGYSSR
- the LOC11435170 gene encoding uncharacterized protein isoform X2, encoding MHYREEMVSKYLEAKPEAAQWMNKPFANYDKLVIACGDERATGGKVMNDEDIRQNHPLNRESESIGTSDQVTLESLQEGGNEQDVTSPEVQIPPEPRAKRSRKSRDEDEVEGIKAALLNVADAFRESTASHDKYFKDSIAAYEKANLKLPISEEEVFKLLEELQVDSHMIIRAYSYLLEFPEKVRALLGLPKHLRKSFLLESMVGQGYSSR